The sequence below is a genomic window from Actinomycetota bacterium.
GCCGAGGGTGGCAGCCTAGTGTCGTCCAGGTCGAAGGTCAGCCAGTCCTGGACCCGCACCACCCCTTCGGTCGCGCCGGCCAGGCGGACCACGATGGGGATCAGGCTGCGCCGCTCGACCCGCCCGGTGAGGCTGACCACGCCGTCGCGTACCTCGACCTCCATCCGAGCTGGGTCGACCAGCAGCTCGTGCCCGAGCAGATCGGCTTCGGAGACGACGCCCAGCACCCGGCTACGCCCGTCGACAACAACCGGTAGGGCGCTCAGGCGATGGTCGGCCAGCAACCTAGCTACCTGCTTGACGGGCGTGGTCGGCTGGGCGACCACCACCTCGATCGTCATGACATCCTGGACCCGGGCCGGCATGGCGCTCCTCCTTGCCACCTTGCTCACCCGACACCCCAGCCACGGCCAAACGCCCGGCAGGCCAAGCAACCACCGGCCATACCATGCATACAGCGGCGGTTGCGGAGCGGCGGGTTCGACAGCGGTGGGAGCAGCAGGGTCGAGCCGCCCTGCGGTTCCCCTTCCCGCGTAGGCTCGAGCTGCGACGAGCGGGCCGCTGGCCCCGGGGGCGGTTCGAGGAGGAATGCCGCCTGCTGCTCGGCCCGGTCGAAGTCCCCGGCCGCCACCGCCTCGGCAAAGCACCGTTCTGCGGTCAGGTTGTTGGTGCGGCCCCGTATCCGCCGCCCCACCATCCCGCTCAGGCGCACCACACCAACGATCAGCACGGTCAGGATCAGGGCGAGCAGCGCCGACCCCAAGAGCACGCCGCGCATCAGCAGCCCCTCCTCACACGGTCCGGCGGCGCCTGGTGATGCGGTAGAGCAGCAGCAGCACGATCGATCCGGCGATCGCGGTGACCCAGGTACTCAGATCGAAGAAACCACCCAGCGGGTCGGCGCCGAACAGCGCGCCGGCCAGGAACCCTCCAAGCAATGCCCCGACCACCCCGATGAGCATGGTGACCAGAACCCCACCTGGGTCGTCACCGGGCAGGAGCCACTTGGCGAGGGCCCCAGCCAGGAGGCCAAGGATCAGCAGCGACACGATGCCCATGACAGCAACACTCCTCTCCGGCGTCCGCTCCTGGTTGCCAGATGTGTGGCAGCCGACGACCGGCCATCTCGGCATCCGTCATCCGTTCCAGGACGGCCCCTTGAACCACCTACCTTGGAGATGGCCGAGGCGGGAAACCAGGCCTGGGTGGGCCAGGAATCCCGGTTGGTTCTTGCCGGGCCACGGCAAGCGCACAGCGATGGTGGCGCCCATCCGGCGGCCGCTGAGCTGAGCGTCGGGACCTCAGCTGTGATCCGGTCGGCCAGGCAGTGGTGACAAGGCCGCCAGGTCGCGTCGGGAGGTCGCCGAGAGGTTCTACGGGGACCGCTAGATGGGCGCTGTTCTGTGACGGCTTGGAGGCGTTCTGCGGATTGAGGGCCGTCGGGCGGACATGGCTGGCCTGCCCAAGCTCTGACCTCCCCGTTCTCCTGCCGGCGTAGCGCCGCGTGCCGCGGGGAAGCCTGCTGGTATGGGTGCGGGGCTGGTGGTCGTGCTGGTGGTGACCGGCCTGTTCGTGCTGCTGCCGCTGTGGTTTGCCTGGCTGAGCATGGATAGTCGCCGGTGGCAGCGGGTGGAGCGGATCCTCGGCCGCGAGCCGAGCGGCAAGGAGCCACGCTGGGTCTGGTGGGCGTGGATCGGGTTGAGCGCGGCCTACGTCGTCATCGGTGCCCTGCG
It includes:
- a CDS encoding CBS domain-containing protein, whose product is MPARVQDVMTIEVVVAQPTTPVKQVARLLADHRLSALPVVVDGRSRVLGVVSEADLLGHELLVDPARMEVEVRDGVVSLTGRVERRSLIPIVVRLAGATEGVVRVQDWLTFDLDDTRLPPSASNRQRI
- a CDS encoding GlsB/YeaQ/YmgE family stress response membrane protein produces the protein MGIVSLLILGLLAGALAKWLLPGDDPGGVLVTMLIGVVGALLGGFLAGALFGADPLGGFFDLSTWVTAIAGSIVLLLLYRITRRRRTV